The following are from one region of the Cytobacillus firmus genome:
- the nusA gene encoding transcription termination factor NusA, with amino-acid sequence MSSELLDALTLLEKEKGISRDVIIEAIEAALVSAYRRNFNQAQNVRIDLNLGNGTMRVFARKEVVDEVFDPRLEISVEDAQKINPNYQVEDVVEMEVTPKDFGRIAAQTAKQVVTQRVREAERGIIYSEFIDREEDIMTGIVQRTDPKFIYVSLGKIEAILPANEQMPNERYQPHDRIKVFITKVEKTTKGPQIFVSRTHPGLLKRLFEIEVPEIYDGTVEIKSVAREAGDRSKISVHSDNEEVDPVGSCVGPKGTRVQAIVNELKGEKIDIVKWSSDPVVFVANALSPSKVLDVIVNEDDKATTVVVPDYQLSLAIGKRGQNARLAAKLTGWKIDIKSETDAREAGIYPRDEKLLNFDNDDYENEDYENDADFDFQNEHLEGKE; translated from the coding sequence ATGAGCAGTGAACTTTTGGATGCTCTGACATTGCTTGAGAAAGAAAAAGGCATTTCTCGCGATGTGATTATCGAAGCCATTGAAGCTGCATTGGTGTCAGCCTACCGCAGAAACTTTAATCAGGCACAGAATGTGCGCATTGATTTAAACCTAGGGAACGGAACGATGAGAGTCTTTGCCCGCAAAGAGGTAGTGGATGAAGTATTTGATCCGCGTCTTGAGATCTCTGTGGAGGATGCACAAAAAATCAACCCGAACTACCAGGTGGAAGATGTCGTTGAAATGGAAGTAACACCTAAGGACTTTGGGCGTATTGCTGCCCAGACTGCAAAACAGGTAGTTACACAGCGTGTCCGTGAAGCGGAGAGAGGCATCATTTACTCTGAATTTATCGACCGTGAAGAAGATATTATGACGGGAATTGTTCAGCGTACAGATCCTAAGTTCATCTATGTGAGCCTTGGAAAGATTGAAGCGATCCTTCCGGCGAACGAACAAATGCCAAATGAGCGTTATCAGCCCCATGACCGCATTAAAGTCTTTATTACAAAGGTAGAAAAGACAACAAAAGGTCCACAGATCTTCGTAAGCAGGACCCATCCTGGCCTGCTGAAGAGATTATTTGAGATCGAAGTTCCTGAGATCTATGATGGAACTGTAGAAATCAAATCCGTTGCGCGTGAAGCAGGGGACCGTTCTAAGATCTCGGTTCATTCTGACAATGAAGAAGTTGATCCGGTAGGTTCATGTGTAGGTCCTAAAGGAACACGTGTACAGGCGATAGTCAATGAGCTCAAGGGTGAGAAAATTGATATCGTTAAATGGTCTTCAGATCCGGTAGTATTCGTCGCAAATGCATTAAGCCCTTCAAAGGTGCTTGACGTAATCGTAAATGAAGATGACAAAGCAACAACTGTTGTAGTTCCTGATTATCAGCTTTCTCTGGCAATAGGAAAGCGCGGACAGAATGCCAGACTTGCAGCAAAGCTTACAGGCTGGAAAATAGACATCAAATCAGAAACAGATGCCCGTGAAGCCGGAATTTATCCGAGGGATGAAAAACTGTTGAACTTTGATAATGATGATTATGAAAACGAAGACTATGAAAATGATGCAGACTTCGATTTTCAGAATGAACACTTAGAGGGAAAAGAATAG
- the rimP gene encoding ribosome maturation factor RimP, translated as MSKVTETVEQLVTPIVDELNLELVDIEYVKEGKDWFLRVFIDKETGVDIEECGMVSERLSEKLDAEDPIPYNYFLEVSSPGAERPLKKDSDFIKAVGKNVYIKTYEPIDGEKTFEGVLTQFDGETVTVEVKIKTRKKNIEIPYEKVANARLAVVFE; from the coding sequence ATGAGCAAAGTGACTGAAACGGTGGAACAACTCGTCACCCCTATTGTGGATGAACTTAATTTAGAATTAGTCGACATTGAATATGTAAAAGAAGGGAAAGACTGGTTCCTTCGCGTATTTATTGATAAAGAAACTGGTGTTGATATCGAGGAATGCGGAATGGTCAGTGAAAGGCTAAGCGAAAAGCTTGATGCTGAAGATCCGATTCCATACAACTATTTCTTGGAAGTTTCATCGCCGGGAGCTGAACGCCCTCTTAAGAAAGACAGTGATTTTATTAAAGCAGTCGGCAAGAATGTTTACATTAAAACATACGAGCCCATTGATGGTGAAAAGACGTTCGAAGGTGTGTTAACCCAATTTGACGGCGAGACCGTTACGGTAGAAGTGAAAATCAAAACAAGGAAGAAAAACATTGAAATTCCTTATGAGAAGGTAGCGAATGCCCGTTTAGCCGTTGTATTTGAATAA
- a CDS encoding PolC-type DNA polymerase III produces the protein MSEPSRFQLLLQQMQLTEDAFVQHFHDAQIERVIVERQSRKWHFYFAFPKILPCSVYSRFTDQLEKTFSHIAEISYSISVRNQDFTEQLVLEYWHNCIKEMDGMAPPLLKLLNEQVPSVQGNKIIIKVRNELEGLSIKKKYAGIMSDVFQVFGFPALTVDTEVSTDGSNEEYEKFMEAKRKEDQERGLQAAIEMQKKEAEAESADHTAPKGPLTIGLTIKDDADYRKLIDIVDEERRVAVEGYVFAAETRELRSGRTLLTFKITDYTSSILVKMFSRDKEDAALYQHIQKGMWLKVRGSIQNDTFVRDLVMIGNDINEIKPIQRQDTSPAEEKRVELHLHTPMSQMDAVSSVSALVSQAKKWGHKAVAITDHAVAQSFPEAYGAGKKNDIKILYGIEVNLVDDGVPIAYNDAHRKLTDDTYVVFDVETTGLSAVYDTIIELAAVKIHDGEIIDRFESFANPHHPLSATTINLTGITDDLVENAPEVEEVLKKFQEWTGDAVLVAHNASFDMGFLNVGYKKIGIGKAPNPVIDTLELARFLYPDMKNHRLNTLAKKFDVELTQHHRAIYDAEATGYLLLKMLKGAEEKGIEYHDQFNDNMGQGNAYQRARPAHCTLLAQTETGLKNLFKLVSISHMEYFYRVPRIPRSVLQKHREGILVGSGCDKGEVFEGMMQKSPDEVEDTAQFYDYLEVHPKAVYAHLLELELVRDEKALEEIIGNIVKLGDKLGLPVVATGNVHYLNPNDKIYRKILVNSQGGANPLNRHQLPDVHFRTTNEMLDAFSFLGKDKAKEIVIENTNKIADMIEEIKPIKDDLYTPKIEGADEEMRSMSYGMARRIYGDPLPEIVEARLEKELKSIIGHGFAVIYLISHKLVKKSLDDGYLVGSRGSVGSSFVATMTEITEVNPLPPHYVCPECKTSEFFNDGSVGSGFDLPDKDCPSCGAKYKKDGHDIPFETFLGFKGDKVPDIDLNFSGEYQPRAHNYTKVLFGEDYVYRAGTIGTVADKTAFGYVKAYQNDNNLQIRGAEIDRLASGCTGVKRTTGQHPGGIIVVPDYMDIYDFSPIQFPADDRTSEWKTTHFDFHSIHDNLLKLDILGHDDPTVIRMLQDLSGIDPKTIPTDDPEVMKIFSGPESLGVTEEQIMCKTGTLGIPEFGTRFVRQMLEDTKPTTFSELVQISGLSHGTDVWLGNAQELIHNNICNLSEVIGCRDDIMVYLIYQGLEPAFAFKIMESVRKGKGLSDEMEEEMRKNEVPEWYIDSCKKIKYMFPKAHAAAYVLMAVRIAYFKVHHPLLYYAAYFTVRAEDFDVDAMVKGSQAIRALIEEINAKGLDASTKEKNLLTVMELALEMNERGFNFQKVDLYRSSASEFIIDGDSLIPPFNSIPGLGTNAAFNIVKARGEGEFLSKEDLQQRGKVSKTIIEYLDNHGCLESLPEQNQLSLF, from the coding sequence ATGAGCGAACCTTCTAGATTTCAGCTCTTGCTCCAGCAGATGCAGCTAACTGAAGATGCCTTTGTGCAGCACTTTCATGATGCCCAAATCGAAAGGGTCATAGTCGAAAGACAGTCACGGAAATGGCATTTTTATTTTGCTTTTCCAAAGATTTTGCCTTGCAGTGTATATAGCCGTTTCACAGATCAGCTGGAAAAAACATTTTCCCATATCGCAGAAATTTCATATAGCATCTCTGTCAGAAATCAGGATTTTACTGAACAGCTTGTACTTGAATACTGGCATAACTGCATTAAAGAAATGGATGGCATGGCGCCGCCGCTATTAAAGCTTCTGAATGAGCAGGTTCCTTCTGTACAGGGCAACAAAATTATCATTAAAGTCCGTAATGAATTGGAAGGATTGTCTATCAAGAAGAAGTATGCCGGCATTATGTCAGATGTGTTTCAAGTGTTTGGCTTTCCGGCCTTAACAGTTGATACAGAAGTTTCCACTGATGGTTCCAATGAAGAATATGAAAAGTTCATGGAAGCCAAACGCAAAGAAGACCAGGAGCGTGGTCTCCAGGCAGCAATCGAAATGCAGAAGAAAGAAGCTGAAGCTGAATCTGCAGATCACACAGCACCCAAGGGGCCGCTTACGATTGGTCTTACCATTAAAGATGATGCTGATTACCGCAAATTGATTGATATAGTAGATGAAGAACGCCGGGTAGCCGTTGAAGGCTACGTGTTTGCTGCCGAGACAAGAGAGCTCCGCAGCGGCCGGACACTCTTAACTTTTAAAATTACGGATTATACCAGTTCCATTCTAGTAAAAATGTTTTCCCGGGATAAAGAGGATGCCGCTTTATATCAGCATATTCAAAAAGGGATGTGGCTAAAGGTCCGGGGAAGCATTCAAAACGATACTTTTGTCCGTGATCTGGTAATGATCGGGAACGATATTAATGAGATCAAACCTATCCAAAGGCAGGATACATCGCCTGCTGAAGAAAAAAGGGTTGAACTTCATCTTCATACTCCGATGAGCCAAATGGATGCTGTTTCATCTGTCAGTGCACTGGTTTCCCAGGCGAAGAAATGGGGCCATAAAGCAGTGGCCATTACAGACCATGCTGTTGCTCAGTCATTCCCTGAAGCCTATGGTGCCGGGAAAAAGAATGATATTAAGATTCTGTACGGAATTGAAGTAAACCTTGTGGATGATGGTGTGCCGATTGCTTATAATGATGCGCATCGCAAGCTTACTGATGATACGTATGTTGTATTTGATGTTGAGACAACCGGCTTATCAGCTGTATATGATACGATTATTGAGCTTGCCGCAGTTAAGATTCATGATGGTGAAATCATTGATCGATTTGAATCCTTTGCAAACCCTCATCACCCTTTATCCGCAACAACCATTAATCTGACTGGAATAACAGATGATCTGGTGGAGAATGCACCGGAAGTGGAAGAAGTTCTGAAGAAATTCCAGGAATGGACAGGAGATGCTGTTTTAGTAGCACATAATGCTTCATTCGATATGGGGTTCCTGAATGTCGGCTATAAAAAAATCGGTATTGGCAAGGCGCCAAATCCTGTAATAGATACTCTTGAACTTGCACGTTTTTTATATCCCGACATGAAAAATCACCGTCTGAATACCCTTGCCAAAAAATTCGATGTTGAACTTACCCAGCATCACCGTGCTATCTATGATGCGGAGGCAACAGGCTATCTGCTGCTTAAGATGCTAAAGGGTGCAGAAGAAAAAGGGATTGAATATCATGATCAGTTCAATGACAATATGGGGCAGGGAAATGCTTATCAGCGTGCAAGACCAGCCCATTGCACCCTGCTTGCACAAACAGAAACAGGTCTGAAGAACCTTTTTAAACTCGTATCCATCTCGCATATGGAATACTTTTACAGAGTACCGCGCATTCCCAGGTCAGTCCTTCAAAAGCATCGTGAAGGAATACTGGTTGGTTCCGGGTGCGATAAAGGGGAAGTCTTTGAAGGCATGATGCAGAAATCTCCGGATGAAGTCGAAGATACTGCACAATTCTATGATTATCTTGAAGTCCATCCAAAAGCCGTTTATGCACACCTTTTAGAGCTTGAACTTGTAAGAGATGAAAAAGCGCTTGAAGAAATCATCGGCAATATTGTTAAATTGGGTGATAAGCTTGGTCTGCCGGTAGTCGCAACCGGCAATGTCCATTACCTAAACCCTAATGATAAAATCTATCGGAAGATCCTTGTTAATTCCCAGGGAGGCGCGAATCCGCTGAATCGCCATCAGCTTCCGGATGTTCATTTCAGGACTACCAATGAAATGCTTGACGCTTTTTCATTTCTCGGCAAAGACAAAGCGAAGGAAATTGTGATAGAGAATACGAACAAAATAGCGGATATGATTGAAGAAATAAAGCCGATTAAAGATGATTTGTATACGCCAAAAATTGAAGGCGCAGATGAAGAGATGCGCAGCATGAGTTACGGAATGGCAAGGAGAATCTATGGTGATCCGCTTCCTGAGATTGTTGAAGCGCGCCTTGAAAAAGAGCTTAAGAGTATTATCGGACATGGTTTCGCGGTTATCTATCTGATCTCTCACAAGCTTGTAAAAAAATCACTGGATGATGGCTATCTGGTTGGTTCCCGTGGATCTGTCGGATCCTCCTTTGTTGCGACAATGACCGAAATAACAGAGGTAAATCCGCTGCCGCCGCATTACGTTTGCCCGGAATGCAAAACATCCGAGTTTTTCAATGACGGGTCAGTTGGCTCCGGCTTCGACCTGCCTGATAAAGATTGTCCGAGCTGCGGAGCTAAATATAAAAAGGATGGACATGATATTCCGTTCGAAACGTTCCTTGGTTTCAAGGGAGATAAAGTTCCCGACATTGACTTGAACTTCTCTGGGGAATACCAGCCTAGAGCCCATAACTATACAAAGGTGCTATTCGGCGAGGATTATGTATACCGTGCCGGTACGATCGGTACTGTTGCCGATAAAACAGCTTTTGGTTATGTCAAAGCATATCAGAACGATAATAATCTGCAAATTAGGGGTGCGGAAATTGACAGGCTCGCTTCCGGCTGTACAGGGGTGAAGCGGACAACCGGACAGCATCCGGGCGGTATCATTGTTGTGCCGGACTACATGGATATATACGACTTTTCGCCAATTCAGTTCCCTGCAGACGACCGGACATCTGAATGGAAAACAACCCATTTTGACTTCCATTCCATTCATGATAATTTATTAAAACTTGATATACTGGGTCACGATGATCCGACTGTTATTAGAATGCTTCAAGACCTGAGCGGAATTGATCCAAAAACCATTCCCACAGATGACCCTGAAGTAATGAAAATTTTCAGCGGGCCGGAATCACTTGGTGTGACAGAAGAGCAAATCATGTGTAAAACCGGAACACTTGGCATACCCGAATTTGGTACGCGGTTTGTCCGCCAGATGCTCGAAGATACAAAACCGACCACTTTCTCAGAGCTTGTGCAGATTTCAGGTCTTTCTCATGGTACAGATGTTTGGCTCGGAAATGCCCAGGAATTAATCCATAATAACATCTGTAACCTAAGTGAAGTAATCGGCTGCCGTGATGATATAATGGTTTATTTAATCTATCAGGGCCTGGAGCCTGCTTTTGCTTTCAAAATCATGGAATCGGTCCGTAAGGGTAAAGGTCTGAGCGATGAGATGGAAGAGGAAATGAGAAAGAATGAAGTGCCTGAATGGTACATTGATTCCTGTAAAAAGATTAAATACATGTTCCCTAAAGCCCATGCGGCTGCTTACGTATTAATGGCTGTCCGGATTGCCTACTTTAAAGTGCACCATCCGCTTCTCTACTATGCAGCATACTTTACTGTCCGTGCAGAAGACTTTGATGTGGATGCAATGGTTAAAGGATCCCAGGCGATCCGTGCACTCATCGAAGAAATCAATGCAAAGGGACTTGATGCTTCAACGAAAGAAAAGAACCTCTTAACTGTAATGGAATTGGCTCTGGAAATGAATGAAAGGGGATTTAATTTCCAAAAGGTGGACTTATACCGCTCAAGCGCAAGTGAGTTTATCATTGATGGAGATTCTTTGATACCGCCGTTTAATTCCATTCCGGGTTTGGGTACAAATGCAGCATTCAATATAGTAAAAGCAAGGGGAGAAGGGGAATTCCTCTCGAAGGAAGACCTGCAGCAGCGCGGAAAAGTGTCGAAGACGATTATAGAGTATCTTGATAACCACGGCTGCCTTGAATCCCTTCCGGAACAAAACCAGCTGTCTCTATTCTAA